A stretch of the Vitis vinifera cultivar Pinot Noir 40024 chromosome 16, ASM3070453v1 genome encodes the following:
- the LOC109124183 gene encoding probable protein phosphatase 2C 12, which translates to MDRVSQSKKMEDFILLKTKCQRVIGDGVSTYLVFGLFDRHNGFAAALYSKENLLNNVLAAIPPELSKDEWVAVLPRTLVAGFVETDMDFQEEAQTSGITITFVTIEGWVVIIASIGDSRWIFESTEGDIYHLSANHRFECDEEERDCVAAREVLIVWKNHHPGFSP; encoded by the coding sequence ATGGACAGGGTCAGCCAAAGCAAGAAAATGGAGGACTTCATTTTACTCAAGACCAAGTGCCAAAGGGTGATTGGAGATGGGGTTTCtacatatttggtttttgggtTGTTCGATAGACATAATGGATTTGCAGCTGCTTTGTACTCAAAAGAGAACCTTCTAAACAATGTTTTAGCTGCTATTCCTCCAGAACTTAGCAAAGATGAGTGGGTAGCTGTCTTGCCTAGGACTTTAGTTGCAGGGTTTGTTGAGACAGACATGGACTTCCAAGAGGAAGCACAAACTTCAGGAATAACTATTACCTTTGTAACAATAGAAGGATGGGTGGTAATTATTGCTTCCATTGGTGATTCACGATGGATATTTGAATCCACTGAAGGTGATATATACCATTTGTCAGCAAACCATAGATTTGAATGCGATGAAGAGGAAAGAGATTGTGTCGCTGCAAGGGAGGTTCTCATTGTCTGGAAAAACCATCACCCGGGTTTCTCTCCTTAA
- the LOC109124184 gene encoding probable protein phosphatase 2C 12, producing MDRVNQSKKKEDFILLKTECQRVIGDGVSTYSIFGLFDRHNGFAVAMYSKENLLNNVLAAIPPELSKDEWVVVLPRTSIAGFVKTDMDFQEEARTSGTTVTFVTIEGWVVIVASIGDSRCIFESAEGDIYHLSANHRFEYDEKKRDCVAAREVLIF from the coding sequence ATGGACAGGGTCAACCAAAGCAAGAAAAAGGAGGACTTCATTTTACTCAAGACCGAGTGCCAAAGGGTGATTGGAGATGGGGTTTCTACATATTCAATTTTTGGGCTGTTCGATAGACATAATGGATTTGCAGTTGCTATGTACTCAAAAGAGAACCTTCTAAACAATGTTTTAGCCGCTATTCCTCCAGAACTTAGCAAAGATGAGTGGGTAGTTGTCTTACCTAGGACTTCGATTGCAGGGTTTGTTAAGACAGACATGGATTTCCAAGAGGAAGCACGAACTTCAGGAACGACTGTTACCTTTGTTACAATAGAAGGATGGGTGGTAATTGTTGCTTCCATTGGTGATTCACGGTGCATATTTGAATCTGCTGAAGGTGATATATACCATTTGTCAGCAAACCATAGATTTGAATAcgatgaaaagaaaagagattgTGTTGCTGCAAGGGAGGTTCTCATTTTCTAG